Proteins encoded in a region of the Ralstonia pseudosolanacearum genome:
- a CDS encoding adenosylcobalamin-dependent ribonucleoside-diphosphate reductase: MRAEMLIAPEALSPVCAAVLADRYLAPGETTVKQVFRRVAQALAAAEAPDRRTHFSRLFYANMLHGAIGAGRIMANAGVARQATMVNCFVHPIVGPGVLVADAADIDRALEQAQVTLRMGGGVGYDFSAVAPTDALQTHGDCGTGSVCDVIERFDHACATLALATTRGGAQMAVLRCDHPDLAAFVAAKRGRRRWTTFNVSVAATDTFMQAVADDALWRLQHRAEPNAQRRAAGAHLLDNGSWCYETVPARQLWDMLVEAAHHSAEPGLLFIDTINAANDLAELETIAATNPCGEQPLPPWGSCVLGPIDLSRWVQRPFGVGGQPMFDFVGLSRSVHAQVRMLDNAIDITRWPLIEHMREAHAKRRIGVGVTALADALTMMCLPYDAPEARNLAAQIGRCLRDGAYAASAALARERGPYPLFRAERSLAPEHFVSTLPEATREAIARYGLRNSHLLSLAPTGSVSLAFGGNCSSGIEPAFDWAYQRRVRIQHGPPQRYRIENHAYRCFRAIHGEHAALPDYFVTASQVDGSDHLRMVAALQPFIDASISKTILVRGGVSPAEVGALLFRAWQLRIKGITIFRPDPASDDVLSVLPAADGRPACFC; the protein is encoded by the coding sequence ATGCGGGCTGAGATGTTGATCGCGCCGGAGGCGTTGTCGCCCGTCTGCGCTGCCGTACTGGCGGATCGCTATCTCGCTCCTGGAGAGACGACGGTCAAACAGGTCTTCAGGCGGGTCGCCCAAGCGCTGGCAGCCGCGGAGGCGCCGGATCGGCGCACACATTTTTCGCGCTTGTTCTACGCCAACATGCTGCACGGAGCCATTGGGGCGGGGCGCATCATGGCGAATGCGGGCGTGGCCAGACAGGCCACGATGGTGAATTGCTTCGTTCATCCCATTGTCGGCCCAGGTGTGCTGGTGGCGGACGCGGCCGACATTGACCGGGCATTGGAGCAGGCGCAGGTCACGCTGCGAATGGGCGGTGGTGTGGGCTACGACTTCTCGGCCGTTGCCCCAACGGATGCGCTGCAAACGCATGGAGATTGCGGCACCGGCAGCGTCTGCGACGTCATCGAGCGTTTCGACCACGCCTGCGCGACGCTTGCTTTGGCCACCACCCGCGGTGGCGCGCAGATGGCCGTGCTGCGCTGTGACCATCCCGACCTTGCCGCGTTTGTCGCGGCAAAACGCGGGCGCAGGCGCTGGACGACTTTCAACGTATCGGTTGCCGCCACGGACACCTTCATGCAGGCGGTTGCCGACGATGCGTTGTGGCGGTTGCAACACCGCGCCGAGCCCAATGCGCAGCGACGCGCAGCCGGTGCCCACCTGCTGGATAACGGTAGCTGGTGCTACGAAACGGTGCCCGCGCGGCAACTGTGGGACATGCTTGTCGAAGCCGCGCATCACAGCGCCGAGCCCGGTTTGCTGTTCATCGACACCATCAATGCCGCCAACGACCTTGCCGAGCTCGAAACCATTGCCGCGACCAATCCTTGCGGGGAACAGCCCCTGCCGCCTTGGGGCAGTTGCGTGCTTGGCCCGATCGATCTATCCCGATGGGTCCAGCGCCCGTTTGGAGTCGGCGGGCAGCCGATGTTCGACTTTGTCGGCTTGAGCCGATCCGTGCACGCCCAAGTCAGGATGCTCGACAACGCGATCGATATCACGCGCTGGCCATTGATCGAGCATATGCGCGAGGCGCACGCCAAACGCAGGATCGGCGTGGGCGTGACCGCGCTGGCCGACGCGCTGACGATGATGTGCCTGCCGTACGACGCGCCCGAGGCACGGAACCTGGCTGCCCAGATCGGGCGGTGCCTGCGCGACGGCGCTTATGCGGCGTCCGCGGCATTGGCACGGGAACGCGGCCCCTACCCGCTGTTCCGCGCTGAGCGTAGCCTCGCACCCGAACATTTCGTCTCCACGCTGCCTGAAGCCACGCGCGAAGCCATCGCGCGCTACGGATTGCGCAACAGTCATCTGCTGTCCCTGGCGCCTACCGGCAGTGTGAGCCTGGCCTTTGGCGGCAACTGTTCCAGCGGCATCGAACCTGCCTTCGACTGGGCGTATCAGCGGCGGGTACGCATCCAGCACGGCCCACCACAGCGCTACCGCATTGAGAATCACGCTTACCGATGCTTTCGGGCGATCCACGGAGAGCATGCAGCATTGCCCGACTATTTCGTCACCGCAAGCCAGGTCGACGGCAGCGATCATCTGCGCATGGTCGCCGCGCTGCAGCCGTTCATCGATGCCTCGATCTCAAAGACGATCCTCGTTCGGGGTGGGGTGTCGCCAGCGGAGGTTGGGGCATTGCTCTTTCGTGCGTGGCAACTGCGGATCAAGGGCATCACGATCTTCCGGCCGGATCCCGCATCGGATGACGTGCTGTCCGTGTTGCCGGCTGCCGATGGCCGGCCGGCATGCTTCTGCTGA
- a CDS encoding cytochrome C: protein MRHLTAALNALVWLLIGGLLAWSGETRAVPAFARQTGMACMACHVSFPELTPFGRFFKMTGYTLSNYSTIPISGMVQISRTNTRTIDQDNFDFVRNGDTVPQQASLFYAGRIVGPVGAFAQWTYDGIAHHSALDNTDIRAAWHLTREDIDFIYGITVNNNPTVSDVWNSSPAFGYPYAAPNIGVPSLAGTLIDGGLAQQVVGAGAYAFWQRHIYAELGAYRTADQAFSVFRAGQDTATPGGVARLSGANPYWRVAYNQEWGAHSIMFGTFGLLANRYPDNTMPGTPTDRFRDYALDAQYQYLTMTHAFMAQMAWIYEHQDWRASFPSGGIGAGPTPANPTDHLNAFKAKASYYYQRKYGATLAYFSTTGNADPGLYAPAPVTGSANGRPDTQGVIFELDYLPHPQIKLALQYTWYLKFNGAHANYDGNGRNAIDNNTIYLLGWFMF from the coding sequence ATGCGACATCTCACTGCCGCGCTCAATGCGCTCGTGTGGCTGCTGATTGGCGGTCTCCTGGCATGGTCTGGCGAAACGAGGGCGGTACCGGCATTCGCGCGCCAGACCGGCATGGCCTGCATGGCCTGCCACGTCAGTTTTCCCGAACTCACTCCCTTCGGCCGGTTCTTCAAGATGACTGGCTACACCCTATCGAACTACAGCACGATCCCGATCTCTGGAATGGTGCAGATCTCGCGCACCAATACGCGGACCATCGATCAGGACAATTTCGATTTCGTGCGCAACGGCGACACCGTTCCGCAGCAGGCCAGTCTCTTCTACGCCGGGCGCATAGTCGGCCCTGTCGGTGCCTTCGCTCAATGGACCTACGATGGCATCGCCCACCATAGTGCATTGGACAACACCGATATCCGCGCCGCGTGGCACCTGACGCGGGAGGATATCGATTTCATCTACGGCATCACGGTCAACAACAACCCAACGGTGTCCGACGTCTGGAACAGCAGTCCGGCCTTCGGTTATCCGTACGCCGCGCCCAACATCGGCGTGCCGTCGCTGGCCGGGACGCTGATCGACGGTGGCTTGGCGCAGCAAGTGGTGGGCGCCGGCGCGTATGCGTTCTGGCAGCGCCACATATACGCGGAACTCGGCGCCTACCGCACGGCCGACCAAGCGTTCTCTGTGTTCCGAGCCGGGCAGGACACGGCCACGCCGGGCGGCGTTGCGCGCCTGAGTGGCGCCAATCCGTACTGGCGCGTCGCGTACAACCAGGAATGGGGCGCGCATTCGATCATGTTCGGCACGTTCGGATTGCTGGCCAACCGGTATCCCGACAACACCATGCCAGGCACGCCCACCGATCGCTTCCGGGACTATGCGCTCGACGCCCAGTATCAGTACCTGACCATGACGCACGCGTTCATGGCACAGATGGCCTGGATCTACGAACATCAAGACTGGCGCGCCAGCTTTCCGAGCGGCGGCATCGGCGCAGGCCCGACGCCCGCCAACCCAACCGATCACCTCAACGCGTTCAAAGCCAAGGCGTCGTATTACTACCAGCGCAAGTACGGCGCCACCCTCGCTTACTTCTCGACCACCGGCAATGCGGACCCAGGCCTCTACGCCCCGGCCCCCGTGACCGGCAGCGCCAACGGCCGGCCCGATACGCAGGGCGTGATCTTTGAACTCGACTACCTGCCGCATCCGCAGATCAAACTAGCCCTGCAGTACACCTGGTACCTCAAGTTCAACGGTGCCCATGCCAACTACGACGGTAACGGCCGCAACGCGATCGACAACAACACAATCTATCTATTGGGCTGGTTCATGTTCTAG
- a CDS encoding c-type cytochrome, whose amino-acid sequence MNGFHQPGRAWLAGLVALATIGWSVTVGAQDGEKLAAQLCSSCHGVHGKSESPMFPRLDAQVPHYLEAQLKGFRNRGRGETDAQAFMWGIASQLDDATIASLAEYYARQTAPAGPAGDPALTARGKEIFEHGLPAEGVPACASCHGAHAEGNDTFPRLAGQHEAYLLRQISVFKNGTRANAPVMSAVAHTLTDEQAKAVAAFLQAQ is encoded by the coding sequence ATGAATGGATTCCACCAACCCGGGCGGGCCTGGCTTGCTGGCCTAGTCGCCCTGGCGACAATCGGCTGGTCAGTCACGGTCGGCGCGCAGGACGGCGAAAAGCTGGCCGCGCAGCTATGTTCGTCCTGCCATGGCGTGCACGGCAAGAGCGAGTCACCCATGTTTCCGCGCCTGGATGCACAGGTGCCGCACTACCTGGAAGCGCAGTTGAAGGGCTTCCGAAACCGCGGCCGCGGCGAGACCGATGCGCAGGCCTTCATGTGGGGCATCGCCTCACAGCTCGACGACGCGACCATCGCATCGCTGGCCGAATACTATGCGCGCCAGACCGCGCCTGCCGGCCCCGCGGGTGATCCGGCGCTGACGGCGCGCGGCAAGGAGATTTTCGAGCACGGCCTGCCGGCTGAAGGCGTGCCGGCCTGTGCGTCTTGCCATGGAGCTCACGCGGAGGGCAACGACACTTTCCCCCGGTTGGCAGGGCAACACGAGGCCTACCTGTTGCGACAAATCAGCGTCTTCAAGAACGGCACACGCGCCAACGCACCAGTCATGAGCGCCGTCGCACACACCCTGACGGACGAACAGGCGAAAGCGGTCGCTGCATTTTTGCAGGCGCAGTAA
- a CDS encoding universal stress protein gives MTKNIVLATDGSAYSDAAALCIADRKLLTQDVMVHVLHCTPNVSSEVESFIGHTEVAAWHQEESDKAMASVVAILLKADVPFEAHALVGFAPERIVQYSRSVQAEAIVMGSHGRGAFFDAVLGSVASRVVARAECPVILVKVPRAV, from the coding sequence ATGACCAAGAACATTGTGCTGGCCACGGATGGTTCTGCTTATTCCGACGCGGCCGCTCTTTGCATCGCCGACCGAAAACTGCTTACGCAGGACGTGATGGTCCATGTACTGCACTGCACGCCCAATGTCAGCAGTGAGGTGGAATCGTTTATTGGGCATACCGAGGTTGCTGCCTGGCATCAAGAGGAAAGTGACAAGGCAATGGCCTCCGTTGTCGCGATCCTGCTCAAGGCGGATGTCCCCTTTGAAGCCCATGCTCTGGTCGGATTCGCCCCAGAGCGCATCGTGCAATACAGTCGCTCGGTGCAGGCCGAGGCAATCGTCATGGGTTCACACGGCCGTGGCGCTTTTTTCGATGCGGTGCTGGGTTCCGTGGCCAGTCGCGTTGTCGCGCGAGCGGAATGCCCAGTCATTCTCGTCAAAGTACCGAGAGCCGTTTAG
- a CDS encoding DUF2933 domain-containing protein, whose protein sequence is MENHEEAQLGEATPAIARSKPVLIGFLLIVAYFLWTEHRAHVIQFLPFLLLAACPLMHLFMHGGHRHGHHGNQPVKPGANAKGER, encoded by the coding sequence ATGGAAAACCACGAGGAGGCGCAGCTCGGCGAGGCCACGCCAGCTATCGCGCGATCGAAGCCGGTACTGATTGGCTTCCTCTTGATCGTCGCGTACTTCCTTTGGACCGAGCATCGGGCACACGTCATCCAGTTCCTGCCGTTCCTGCTGCTTGCTGCATGTCCGCTCATGCACCTGTTCATGCACGGTGGCCATCGCCATGGCCATCACGGGAACCAGCCCGTCAAGCCTGGCGCCAATGCCAAGGGAGAACGGTGA
- a CDS encoding methyltransferase family protein, protein MQHDSVFGYGLWSLVFINSAIFIIFAFSFTKPKTQRDWRSFGAFSAFIVALFTEMYGIPLTIYLLFPWLTAKFPGVDFLSHDSGHLLEVTFGWRAHPHFGLFHIVSNVLIFGGFIMLAAAWRVLYAARSAHRLATTGIYARLRHPQYAAFVLIMTGFLVQWPTLLTLGMFPILVWMYVRLARAEEVDALAEFGREYEAYRDRTPAFFPHLGTSAYNARTHKKL, encoded by the coding sequence ATGCAACACGACAGTGTGTTCGGATACGGCCTTTGGTCCCTGGTGTTCATCAACTCCGCGATCTTCATCATCTTCGCTTTCAGCTTCACGAAGCCCAAGACGCAACGGGACTGGCGCTCGTTTGGTGCCTTTTCGGCGTTCATCGTCGCGCTGTTCACCGAGATGTATGGGATTCCGTTGACCATCTATCTGCTGTTCCCGTGGCTCACGGCAAAGTTTCCTGGCGTCGACTTCCTTTCCCATGACTCGGGGCATTTGCTGGAGGTCACGTTTGGCTGGCGAGCCCATCCGCATTTCGGGCTCTTCCATATCGTAAGCAACGTCCTGATCTTTGGCGGCTTCATCATGCTGGCCGCGGCATGGCGCGTGCTTTACGCCGCCCGAAGTGCTCACCGGCTGGCGACCACGGGCATCTATGCTCGGCTTCGGCACCCGCAATACGCGGCGTTTGTCCTCATCATGACCGGTTTCCTCGTTCAGTGGCCGACGCTTCTGACGCTGGGCATGTTCCCGATCCTGGTGTGGATGTACGTGCGCTTGGCAAGGGCTGAGGAGGTGGACGCGCTAGCCGAATTTGGACGTGAATACGAAGCATATCGGGACCGGACGCCGGCATTCTTTCCCCACCTTGGCACCAGCGCTTACAACGCCAGGACGCATAAGAAGCTATGA
- a CDS encoding DUF5676 family membrane protein — MKPVKTGVTFAITVMLFYALCAIVWFALPKPFMQFMTALFHGIDFGSLQSGKATIAGTVCADAILGIWAFFAATFFAWLNARFSPAS, encoded by the coding sequence ATGAAACCGGTCAAGACAGGCGTCACGTTCGCCATTACGGTCATGCTGTTCTACGCGCTGTGTGCGATCGTCTGGTTCGCGCTTCCGAAGCCGTTCATGCAGTTCATGACGGCACTATTTCACGGCATCGATTTCGGCTCGCTACAAAGCGGCAAGGCGACGATCGCGGGCACAGTCTGTGCCGATGCGATCCTCGGAATCTGGGCTTTTTTTGCGGCAACATTCTTTGCCTGGCTGAATGCAAGGTTTTCGCCAGCAAGCTGA
- a CDS encoding copper-transporting P-type ATPase yields the protein MHPHVGTGKHPVVVEPSPQAGTIYTCPMHPEIRQDHPGNCPICGMTLEPVIPQLVEEENPELKDFQRRFWWTLPLTVTAFILAMFGHRYGWLEASQQSWLELLLSTPVVLWAGYPFFERCAQSFLHRSPNMWMLIGLGTGAAYLYSVIATVAPGLFPQTFAEHGRIGIYFEAAAVIISLTLVGQLLELKARSQTSAAIESLLGLAPKTARRVNPDGSEVDVPLSQVHVGDRLRVRPGEKVPTDGVVVEGTSSLNESMITGEPIPVTKRVGDHVIGATMNAAGSLIIESEKVGPQTVLSQIVQMVAQAQRSKAPMQRMADKVAGGFVVAVVAVAALTFFAWGFFGPQPSWVYGLINAVAVLIIACPCALGLATPMSIMVASGKGASIGILFRDAAAIENLRKIDTLVVDKTGTLTEGKPAFDHSLGTNGFDDTEVLRLAACLDQGSEHPLAAAIVAAAGARKLSREKAEDFESSSGIGVRGSVAGKKLALGNAALMRQESVDPAPLVPAADKLRARGASVIYLAVDGVFAGLLAVSDPIKPTTAEALAQLKDKGIRVVMATGDGTVTARAVAQLLGIAEFHGEVRPADKLALVAKLQSEGRTVAMAGDGINDAPALAKADVGIAMGTGTDVAMNSAQVTLVRGDLRGIARARNLSEATIANMKQNLGFAFVYNALGVPLAAGVLYGTTGLRLSPMIAALAMSLSSVSVISNALRLRRLTV from the coding sequence ATGCACCCGCATGTCGGAACGGGCAAGCATCCTGTTGTCGTGGAACCGTCGCCTCAAGCCGGGACCATCTACACGTGCCCCATGCACCCGGAAATCCGGCAGGACCACCCTGGCAACTGCCCAATTTGCGGCATGACGTTGGAACCGGTCATCCCTCAACTGGTGGAAGAGGAAAACCCCGAGCTAAAAGACTTCCAGCGGCGCTTTTGGTGGACGCTGCCACTAACCGTTACGGCATTCATTTTGGCGATGTTTGGACATCGATACGGCTGGCTGGAAGCCTCGCAGCAAAGCTGGCTGGAGCTGCTCCTGTCGACCCCTGTAGTGCTGTGGGCCGGCTACCCATTCTTCGAGCGTTGCGCTCAGTCCTTTCTGCATCGCAGTCCGAATATGTGGATGCTCATCGGCCTCGGCACCGGGGCCGCCTATCTCTACAGCGTGATTGCAACCGTCGCGCCCGGCCTGTTTCCTCAAACGTTCGCAGAACACGGTCGTATCGGCATCTATTTTGAAGCGGCTGCGGTCATCATCTCGCTCACGCTGGTAGGCCAACTGCTGGAGTTGAAAGCGCGTTCCCAAACCTCTGCCGCCATCGAATCGCTGCTCGGCCTTGCTCCAAAAACCGCGCGGCGCGTCAACCCGGATGGCAGCGAGGTGGACGTGCCACTGAGCCAGGTGCATGTGGGAGACCGCCTACGCGTGCGCCCTGGCGAAAAGGTACCCACCGACGGCGTCGTGGTCGAGGGCACAAGCTCGCTGAATGAATCGATGATTACGGGTGAGCCCATCCCGGTGACCAAGCGCGTAGGCGACCACGTAATCGGCGCAACAATGAACGCGGCAGGAAGCCTGATTATCGAATCCGAGAAAGTCGGTCCCCAGACCGTGCTCTCTCAGATCGTACAGATGGTTGCCCAGGCTCAGCGCTCCAAGGCACCTATGCAGCGCATGGCCGACAAGGTCGCGGGAGGCTTCGTCGTTGCCGTGGTGGCCGTCGCGGCGCTGACGTTCTTCGCATGGGGATTCTTCGGACCACAGCCAAGCTGGGTGTACGGGCTAATCAATGCTGTCGCCGTGCTTATCATCGCCTGCCCGTGCGCGTTGGGCCTTGCAACGCCCATGTCCATCATGGTGGCCAGCGGCAAAGGCGCATCGATCGGCATCTTGTTTCGTGATGCAGCCGCCATTGAAAATCTGCGCAAGATCGACACGCTCGTCGTAGACAAGACCGGAACCCTTACGGAAGGGAAACCTGCCTTTGATCACAGCCTGGGCACGAATGGTTTCGACGATACGGAGGTGCTTCGCTTAGCGGCCTGTCTCGATCAGGGCAGTGAACACCCATTGGCTGCGGCGATCGTAGCAGCCGCCGGTGCACGCAAACTGTCTCGGGAGAAGGCGGAGGATTTCGAGTCCAGCAGTGGCATCGGCGTGCGTGGTTCGGTTGCGGGCAAGAAGCTGGCGCTGGGCAACGCAGCGCTGATGAGACAAGAAAGCGTCGATCCGGCACCGTTGGTTCCCGCTGCGGATAAGCTACGGGCACGCGGCGCGAGCGTCATCTACCTTGCTGTGGACGGTGTGTTTGCCGGTTTACTTGCCGTCTCCGATCCGATCAAACCGACCACTGCGGAGGCGTTGGCGCAACTCAAGGACAAAGGCATTCGTGTCGTGATGGCCACGGGTGACGGCACGGTGACGGCCAGAGCCGTTGCTCAGTTGCTCGGCATCGCGGAATTTCACGGCGAAGTCAGGCCCGCGGACAAACTCGCACTCGTGGCCAAGCTCCAGAGCGAAGGCCGCACGGTTGCCATGGCGGGTGACGGTATCAACGATGCCCCTGCACTTGCCAAGGCCGACGTTGGCATCGCAATGGGAACGGGTACGGATGTCGCCATGAACAGCGCGCAAGTCACGCTGGTCAGGGGAGATTTGCGCGGCATTGCCCGAGCGCGAAATCTGTCCGAGGCAACGATCGCCAACATGAAGCAAAACCTCGGATTTGCTTTCGTCTACAACGCCTTGGGCGTACCACTCGCAGCCGGCGTTCTGTACGGCACAACCGGTTTGCGTCTGTCGCCCATGATCGCAGCGCTGGCGATGAGCCTGAGCTCCGTTTCGGTCATATCCAATGCACTGCGTTTGCGCCGGCTGACCGTTTAA
- a CDS encoding cytochrome b, with product MRLEPKYSLPMRSLHWLVFLATLIAVVTIEILDFFPKGSATRVALFTAHQTAGLSVLALMVLRLLTRLGAEVPAPVPGPQLLQRAARLMHGVLYMLMVGMPVLGVLAIAWTGKPIQPFGLALTLPLAQDKPLASLAKEVHESGATLVYIFVGLHAAAALWHEFILKDRLLRRMI from the coding sequence GTGCGCCTCGAACCGAAGTATTCCCTGCCTATGCGATCCTTGCATTGGCTGGTATTTCTGGCTACGTTGATCGCAGTGGTCACGATTGAAATTCTCGACTTCTTTCCCAAAGGCAGCGCTACGCGCGTCGCATTGTTCACGGCTCACCAGACGGCCGGGCTCTCCGTACTCGCGCTGATGGTGCTGCGGCTGCTCACCCGCTTGGGAGCAGAAGTGCCTGCACCGGTCCCCGGCCCGCAGTTGCTGCAACGTGCTGCGCGACTCATGCATGGCGTGCTTTACATGCTGATGGTTGGGATGCCCGTCCTTGGCGTGCTAGCGATTGCCTGGACCGGCAAGCCGATTCAACCATTTGGACTGGCCTTGACGCTCCCCCTTGCGCAGGACAAGCCCCTGGCAAGCCTTGCCAAGGAGGTTCACGAGTCGGGGGCAACGCTGGTCTACATCTTCGTTGGGCTGCATGCAGCCGCAGCGCTCTGGCATGAATTCATCCTCAAGGACCGTCTGCTGCGCCGCATGATCTAG
- a CDS encoding Hsp20/alpha crystallin family protein codes for MSQLRRYDPFAIEPAGDIFQGLLRSFRGGMEGALPFKVDVTESDTAYNVVAEIPGARKEDIDVTVDRGTVMISAKVERQSEKKEGERVIRSERYSGSMQRLFTLDAAVDENKVEATYENGLLRVTLPKKEASPQQRITIR; via the coding sequence ATGAGCCAACTCAGGCGTTACGATCCGTTCGCCATCGAACCGGCGGGCGATATCTTTCAAGGGCTTCTGCGCTCGTTTCGCGGCGGCATGGAAGGTGCGCTGCCGTTCAAGGTCGACGTGACGGAGTCCGACACGGCATACAACGTCGTCGCGGAAATCCCGGGCGCGAGGAAGGAAGACATCGATGTCACAGTCGATCGCGGCACGGTGATGATCTCGGCGAAGGTGGAGCGCCAATCCGAGAAGAAGGAGGGGGAGCGCGTCATCCGCAGCGAGCGCTACAGCGGATCAATGCAGCGTCTGTTCACGCTGGATGCGGCCGTTGACGAAAACAAGGTGGAAGCGACCTACGAGAATGGACTGCTGCGTGTGACGCTGCCCAAGAAGGAAGCCTCCCCACAGCAACGCATCACCATTCGCTGA
- a CDS encoding MBL fold metallo-hydrolase RNA specificity domain-containing protein, protein MRLQFLGATETVTGSKYVLETDGHRVMVDCGLFQGYKSLRLRNWDKLAVNPRHIDAVVLTHAHIDHSGYLPLLVRNGFHGPVYCTKGTAELCNILLPDSARLAVEDAQYANAQGFSRHHPALPLYDENDAAKALRRLHPVAYGERFPVVEGVEAEFHRAGHIIGAATVALLADGQRIVFSGDLGRQTDPVMRPPEPVAEADTLLVESTYGDRLHPAGDPLDTLEHIVQRTIGQGGTLLIPAFAVGRTQALLYCLYTLIRQHRIPHVPIYLDSPMAERATEVFARHIDELHIDGVDCQAACALAIPVQSPQQSMHLGSDRAPKIILAASGMATGGRVLHHLKSFGGGRRNAILMSGFQAAGTRGASLLAGQRQLRVHGREIAIRASVEQIQNLSAHADANELMAWLRGFTHAPQKTFIVHGEPAASDALRQRIEHELQWSVCMPEYRQSYALG, encoded by the coding sequence ATGCGGCTACAGTTTCTCGGGGCCACCGAAACGGTGACCGGCTCGAAGTACGTGCTGGAGACCGACGGGCATCGCGTGATGGTGGACTGTGGGCTGTTCCAAGGCTACAAGTCATTGCGACTGCGGAACTGGGACAAGCTTGCCGTCAACCCGCGTCACATCGATGCTGTCGTTCTCACCCACGCCCATATCGACCACAGCGGCTACCTGCCGCTGCTGGTCCGCAACGGCTTTCACGGCCCCGTCTACTGCACGAAAGGCACGGCGGAGCTGTGCAACATCCTGTTGCCGGACAGCGCGCGGCTTGCCGTTGAAGATGCGCAGTACGCTAACGCACAGGGCTTCTCGCGCCATCATCCCGCGTTGCCGCTCTATGACGAGAACGATGCTGCCAAGGCGCTTCGCAGGCTGCATCCGGTGGCGTATGGTGAGCGCTTCCCCGTGGTAGAGGGCGTGGAGGCAGAGTTCCACCGTGCAGGACACATCATTGGCGCCGCTACGGTGGCCTTGTTAGCCGACGGTCAGCGCATCGTGTTTTCCGGCGATCTGGGCAGGCAGACCGATCCGGTCATGCGCCCGCCCGAACCCGTGGCTGAAGCCGATACCCTGCTGGTCGAATCCACCTATGGTGACCGTCTGCATCCGGCAGGCGACCCGCTCGATACGCTCGAACACATCGTGCAACGGACGATCGGGCAAGGCGGCACTCTGCTGATTCCTGCGTTTGCAGTGGGGCGTACCCAGGCATTGCTGTATTGCCTTTACACGCTGATTCGCCAGCACCGCATTCCACACGTGCCGATCTATCTCGACAGCCCAATGGCCGAGCGCGCCACCGAGGTGTTTGCCCGCCACATCGATGAACTGCATATCGATGGGGTGGACTGTCAGGCGGCCTGCGCCCTGGCCATTCCGGTGCAAAGCCCGCAGCAGTCGATGCATCTGGGCAGCGATCGCGCACCGAAGATCATTCTCGCGGCCAGCGGCATGGCCACAGGCGGCCGCGTCTTGCATCACCTCAAGAGCTTCGGCGGGGGCAGGCGCAACGCCATCCTGATGTCAGGGTTCCAGGCGGCCGGCACGCGCGGGGCGTCGCTGCTGGCTGGCCAACGGCAATTACGTGTGCATGGCCGTGAGATTGCTATCCGTGCGTCGGTCGAGCAGATTCAGAATCTCTCCGCGCATGCCGACGCCAATGAGCTGATGGCGTGGCTGCGCGGCTTCACGCACGCGCCGCAGAAAACGTTCATCGTCCACGGCGAACCGGCAGCCAGCGACGCGCTACGCCAGCGCATTGAGCACGAACTGCAATGGTCTGTGTGCATGCCGGAGTACCGGCAGTCCTATGCACTGGGCTGA